In a genomic window of Feifania hominis:
- a CDS encoding DNA ligase: protein MPGGDPFLSRAYQPMLIGADSGPFDDPQYTYELKLDGERCLAYLDPGAGTALINKRSLSLLDRFPELASLHRQVDKRCVLDGELIVPAADGSPDFAQVQRRSLLSNRFKIELAAQRQPASLVAFDLLWLDGREFTAKPLEERCDTLAQTVYESQRLALSRRFSQGGRSLFALACERGLEGIIAKRRGSLYTPGKRTRDWVKIKNLQDDDFVVCGFIRKEQNVTSLVLGQYDNGGTLRYRGHVTLGVSGPDFRRIESAPRTDKAPCVPVPRGSGNERAIWLEPTLVCKVRYLHETGSGGLRHPNFAGLRDDKAPHDCLVPEKVE from the coding sequence ATGCCAGGCGGCGATCCCTTTCTCTCGCGCGCCTATCAGCCGATGCTCATTGGCGCTGACTCAGGCCCTTTCGATGACCCGCAGTACACCTATGAGCTCAAGCTGGATGGCGAGCGGTGTCTGGCCTATCTGGATCCAGGGGCGGGTACAGCTCTGATCAACAAACGTTCGCTCTCTCTTCTCGACCGTTTCCCTGAACTTGCATCGCTTCACCGGCAGGTGGACAAACGCTGTGTTCTCGACGGAGAGCTCATCGTACCGGCTGCCGATGGAAGTCCCGACTTCGCACAGGTACAGCGACGGTCCCTGCTATCGAACCGCTTTAAAATCGAGCTTGCGGCGCAGCGCCAGCCGGCGAGTCTGGTCGCCTTTGATCTGCTCTGGCTCGACGGGCGGGAATTCACCGCCAAACCTCTGGAGGAGCGCTGTGACACTCTGGCTCAGACGGTGTACGAGTCGCAGCGGCTCGCCCTCTCGCGGCGCTTTTCCCAGGGTGGCCGCTCGCTCTTCGCTCTCGCCTGTGAGCGGGGGCTCGAGGGGATCATCGCAAAGCGGCGCGGCAGTCTCTACACGCCGGGCAAACGAACGCGCGACTGGGTGAAAATCAAAAATCTGCAAGACGACGACTTTGTCGTCTGCGGCTTCATCCGCAAGGAGCAAAATGTCACAAGCCTCGTCCTCGGTCAATACGACAATGGCGGCACGCTTCGGTACCGCGGCCATGTGACGCTCGGCGTATCCGGCCCTGACTTCCGGCGCATTGAGTCCGCGCCGCGCACGGATAAAGCGCCCTGTGTCCCGGTGCCGCGCGGCTCGGGCAATGAGCGGGCTATCTGGCTCGAGCCCACACTTGTGTGCAAGGTCCGCTACCTCCATGAGACCGGCTCAGGGGGGCTGCGCCACCCAAATTTCGCCGGGCTTCGCGACGACAAGGCGCCGCACGACTGTCTCGTCCCTGAAAAAGTTGAATGA
- a CDS encoding helix-turn-helix domain-containing protein gives MKKIEFNENKNIISKRLRYFRKELGLTQTELAARMQTYDINIDQQMISRIENNRRIVTDYELACLCQVLRINENDMLRDFHLQFPNEP, from the coding sequence ATGAAGAAGATCGAATTCAATGAAAACAAAAATATCATTTCCAAGAGGCTGCGATACTTTCGAAAAGAGCTTGGTCTGACCCAGACAGAGCTTGCGGCGCGTATGCAGACCTATGACATCAACATCGACCAGCAGATGATCAGCCGTATCGAAAACAACCGCAGAATTGTCACGGATTATGAGCTGGCCTGCCTGTGTCAGGTGCTCAGAATCAATGAGAATGACATGCTCAGAGATTTTCATCTGCAGTTTCCAAATGAGCCGTAA
- a CDS encoding M20 metallopeptidase family protein yields the protein MSDYERALALLPELSELRRELHRNPEVGLKLPRTTALVMQRLRSLGYEPQEICESGIVATVGSGAPVILLRADMDALPICEQTGLPFASENGAMHACGHDLHTTMLLGAAKLLKERETQLCGTVKLMFQPGEEIFKGAGAMLRAGVLEDPHVDAAFGLHVGADGPVGMVCYNDETALMASCDGFRITISGRASHGSTPQMGIDPINVGAHLHLALQSLIAREVGPDGRCVLTVGQFHAGSAANILPDSAVLEGTIRTVDEAARGHLVRRMREVAQGCAALFGAEAEVEMLSEVPPLICEKGLTADILRFIGELPVPGVTLAGGERTSGSEDFALVTDEVPGCYLFLPAGQADESGKRYPSHNSHVRFDENVLPFGAAILAHCARRWLEDHGKTTAANR from the coding sequence ATGTCCGATTATGAGAGAGCGCTCGCGCTGCTGCCGGAGCTGAGCGAGCTGCGCCGCGAGCTTCACCGAAACCCGGAAGTCGGCCTCAAGCTGCCCCGTACGACCGCCCTTGTCATGCAGCGGCTGCGCTCGCTCGGGTATGAGCCCCAAGAGATCTGTGAGAGCGGGATTGTCGCGACAGTGGGCAGCGGTGCGCCGGTCATTTTGCTGCGCGCAGATATGGACGCGCTGCCGATCTGCGAGCAGACCGGTCTGCCGTTTGCGTCTGAAAACGGTGCGATGCACGCCTGCGGTCACGATTTGCACACCACCATGCTGCTCGGCGCGGCAAAGCTTCTCAAAGAGCGCGAGACTCAGCTCTGCGGTACGGTCAAGTTGATGTTTCAGCCGGGTGAGGAGATCTTCAAGGGAGCCGGGGCCATGCTGCGCGCCGGCGTGCTGGAAGACCCGCATGTCGACGCGGCGTTCGGGCTCCACGTCGGGGCGGACGGACCTGTCGGCATGGTCTGCTACAACGATGAGACGGCGCTGATGGCGTCGTGCGACGGTTTTCGCATCACCATTTCCGGCCGCGCCTCCCACGGGTCGACGCCGCAGATGGGAATCGACCCGATCAACGTCGGCGCGCATTTGCATCTGGCTCTGCAGTCGCTCATCGCGCGTGAGGTCGGCCCGGACGGCCGCTGTGTGCTCACGGTGGGGCAGTTCCATGCGGGCTCTGCTGCGAACATTCTGCCCGACAGTGCGGTTCTCGAGGGAACCATCCGCACGGTGGATGAGGCCGCGCGCGGGCATCTCGTGCGGCGTATGCGCGAAGTGGCGCAGGGCTGCGCTGCGCTCTTCGGCGCCGAGGCGGAAGTGGAGATGCTCTCCGAGGTGCCTCCCCTGATCTGCGAAAAAGGCCTGACGGCGGATATACTTCGCTTCATTGGCGAATTGCCTGTCCCCGGCGTCACTCTGGCAGGCGGGGAGAGAACGTCGGGCTCCGAGGATTTCGCGCTCGTGACAGATGAGGTTCCAGGCTGCTATCTCTTTTTGCCGGCGGGGCAGGCGGATGAGAGTGGAAAGCGGTATCCGAGCCACAACTCCCATGTGCGCTTTGATGAGAATGTGCTGCCTTTCGGCGCGGCAATTCTGGCCCACTGCGCCCGGCGGTGGCTTGAGGATCACGGAAAAACGACCGCTGCAAACCGCTGA
- a CDS encoding helix-turn-helix domain-containing protein: MTSDYLNSVNLNGDSDFPYLCMTIEKGKSIPKSPGFQTMHWHEDFQFIYVLTGEVYLHTLDQTKIVPSEYGVFLNKSVVHLISASPDCRYKSFLFPERLVSFYPGCPASKYVKQIADCTQITCIRFEPVIPWQKNILEILKQLSNITPISCTCYEYEVLTLLAALWLELAKNISVSVVPTHDLTVNRMQIFLRYIQENYAQDFTLDDLAGSAGVSKSECLRCFKLSIQDTPWHYLLEYRLQKAADLLRGTSLSIGEISQAVGFQSQSHFGKLFKEKTGCSPRDFRVKNK; encoded by the coding sequence ATGACGAGCGATTACCTCAATTCGGTCAATTTGAACGGCGACAGTGACTTTCCCTATTTGTGCATGACGATCGAAAAGGGAAAAAGTATTCCAAAATCACCGGGCTTTCAAACCATGCACTGGCATGAGGACTTTCAATTTATTTATGTGCTGACCGGAGAGGTATATCTGCACACCTTGGACCAGACCAAAATAGTTCCATCCGAATATGGTGTATTTCTCAACAAAAGTGTTGTTCACCTTATCTCGGCTTCACCGGATTGTCGCTATAAGAGCTTTTTGTTTCCGGAACGACTGGTATCTTTTTATCCCGGTTGTCCGGCGTCAAAGTATGTGAAACAAATAGCAGACTGCACACAGATCACTTGTATCCGATTTGAACCGGTAATTCCCTGGCAAAAAAATATTTTGGAGATTTTGAAACAATTGTCCAATATCACCCCAATTTCCTGTACTTGTTATGAGTATGAAGTTTTGACCCTGCTGGCCGCACTGTGGCTGGAACTGGCAAAGAATATTTCGGTTTCTGTCGTACCAACTCATGACCTCACTGTAAACCGAATGCAGATCTTTTTACGCTATATTCAGGAGAACTATGCCCAGGACTTCACACTGGACGATCTTGCTGGAAGTGCCGGAGTGAGCAAGTCAGAGTGCCTGCGATGTTTCAAACTGTCCATTCAAGACACACCCTGGCACTACTTGCTGGAATATCGCTTGCAAAAAGCCGCTGACCTCCTGAGGGGCACGTCTCTTTCAATTGGTGAAATATCACAGGCCGTGGGCTTTCAGTCTCAAAGTCATTTCGGAAAGCTTTTCAAGGAGAAGACGGGGTGTTCGCCAAGAGATTTTCGAGTCAAGAACAAATAA
- a CDS encoding DNA-3-methyladenine glycosylase family protein encodes MDDDLFSSVVHHILGQQISTKAQQTIWAKLENELNTVTPDILLTCGRERLQSFGTTWKKVDYILDFAQKVRSGEFDIEALNAIPDNKAIASLASLKGIGVWTAEMILLFCLQRPNIFSYGDLAIQRGVRMVYRHKDLPRERFERYRRRFSPYCSTASLYFWAVAGGAIPELSDPAAKK; translated from the coding sequence GTGGATGACGATTTGTTTTCCTCTGTTGTCCACCACATTCTGGGCCAGCAGATCTCAACCAAAGCCCAACAGACTATTTGGGCAAAGCTAGAAAACGAACTGAACACTGTCACGCCAGATATCCTCTTGACGTGTGGTCGGGAACGATTACAGTCATTTGGCACCACATGGAAAAAGGTGGACTATATTCTGGACTTTGCCCAAAAAGTGCGCTCTGGCGAGTTTGATATTGAGGCGCTGAATGCAATACCGGACAATAAAGCCATCGCTTCCCTGGCCTCTCTGAAAGGCATCGGTGTTTGGACGGCAGAGATGATTTTGCTTTTCTGTCTTCAACGGCCGAACATCTTCAGTTACGGCGATTTGGCCATTCAGCGGGGCGTACGGATGGTGTACCGCCACAAGGATCTGCCCAGGGAGCGGTTTGAACGTTACCGCAGGAGGTTCAGTCCCTATTGCAGCACAGCCAGCCTTTACTTTTGGGCTGTGGCCGGAGGAGCTATCCCAGAGCTGAGCGATCCGGCTGCGAAGAAATAA
- a CDS encoding Ada metal-binding domain-containing protein, which yields MTREEMVMACQRRDKRCVGKFYLAVKSTKIVCHPGCSSKVPLEKNMVFYDTLEAALADGYRPCKRCMKEMWR from the coding sequence ATGACAAGAGAGGAAATGGTAATGGCCTGCCAAAGGCGGGATAAACGCTGTGTTGGTAAATTTTATCTCGCCGTAAAAAGCACAAAAATTGTCTGCCATCCGGGTTGTTCTTCCAAAGTCCCTTTGGAAAAGAACATGGTCTTTTATGACACGTTAGAGGCAGCACTGGCAGATGGATATCGCCCTTGTAAACGCTGTATGAAAGAAATGTGGAGGTAA
- a CDS encoding antibiotic biosynthesis monooxygenase family protein has product MEIVIVLFEVTVKDGKMEDYLEMAAGLKDALSHAKGFIRSERFSSLAAEDKLLSISVWEDEDSVAQWRNLMAHRTCQKHGRMENFADYTITVVTPVRCYTMTQRQDAPADSNRFLGV; this is encoded by the coding sequence ATGGAAATTGTGATCGTTCTGTTTGAAGTGACCGTCAAGGACGGTAAAATGGAAGACTACCTGGAGATGGCGGCAGGGCTGAAAGATGCGCTGTCCCATGCGAAGGGCTTCATTCGCTCCGAGCGGTTTTCCTCTTTGGCAGCGGAGGATAAGCTGCTGAGTATATCCGTGTGGGAAGACGAGGACAGCGTGGCGCAGTGGCGCAATCTAATGGCTCATCGGACGTGTCAGAAGCACGGACGCATGGAGAATTTTGCCGACTATACTATTACTGTTGTCACCCCTGTGCGGTGTTATACCATGACCCAGCGGCAGGACGCTCCGGCGGACTCCAACCGTTTTTTGGGGGTGTGA
- a CDS encoding methylated-DNA--[protein]-cysteine S-methyltransferase, with amino-acid sequence MQYTATYQSPLGAITLAADGEALTGLWFEGQKYYALYLDKEHEEKDLPVFQQAREWLNVYFSGRSPDFTPPLHFTGSAFQNEVWAILAAIPYGRTRTYGDIAQELAQKRGLPRMSAQAVGGAVGKNEISIIVPCHRVIGSNGSLTGYAGGISKKIALLKLEGAFKEEYFVPKYSTAP; translated from the coding sequence ATGCAGTACACAGCTACGTATCAATCTCCGCTTGGAGCCATCACTTTGGCCGCTGATGGCGAGGCTCTCACCGGACTGTGGTTTGAGGGTCAGAAATACTATGCACTCTATCTGGACAAGGAGCATGAAGAAAAAGATCTGCCTGTGTTCCAACAGGCCAGGGAATGGCTGAATGTCTATTTTTCTGGCAGGTCTCCAGATTTCACTCCACCCTTGCACTTCACTGGCTCAGCCTTTCAAAACGAGGTTTGGGCTATTTTAGCTGCCATACCCTACGGCAGGACCCGTACCTATGGTGACATCGCCCAAGAGCTGGCACAGAAGCGAGGATTACCCAGAATGTCCGCTCAGGCAGTAGGCGGCGCTGTTGGCAAAAATGAGATTTCTATCATCGTCCCCTGCCATCGGGTAATTGGTTCTAACGGCAGTTTGACGGGGTATGCCGGTGGGATCAGCAAAAAGATCGCACTGCTAAAACTGGAGGGAGCTTTCAAGGAGGAATACTTTGTCCCCAAGTACTCCACAGCGCCATGA
- a CDS encoding recombinase family protein, with protein sequence MTFYEQELRKIVEPVYPDAAYAGRACYVRLDEMNRAKLQFITGQMSNQYDRILVTILNRNEGTVDKLSLLFSDLLGIKQTDNPNFRSGVSPHIWDDYNHFSYMQKALRAAAPAIRHLEHTPIISKETWEAAQEKKEHAPEQHGHGMKFK encoded by the coding sequence ATGACATTTTATGAGCAGGAACTGCGGAAAATCGTGGAACCGGTCTACCCTGATGCCGCCTATGCGGGTCGAGCCTGCTATGTACGGCTGGACGAGATGAATCGGGCGAAGCTCCAATTCATTACTGGCCAGATGTCCAACCAGTATGACCGCATTTTGGTGACGATCCTTAACCGAAATGAGGGGACTGTGGATAAGCTCAGTCTTCTCTTCTCGGATCTTCTGGGCATAAAGCAGACTGATAATCCCAACTTCCGGTCGGGTGTCAGCCCCCACATCTGGGATGATTATAATCACTTTTCTTATATGCAGAAAGCCCTGCGAGCTGCCGCTCCGGCCATCCGCCATTTGGAGCACACCCCGATCATAAGCAAGGAAACCTGGGAAGCCGCTCAGGAAAAGAAGGAACATGCTCCAGAGCAGCATGGCCACGGAATGAAGTTTAAATAA
- a CDS encoding DUF3852 family protein produces the protein MKRKKYIRILLVICLAAMLLCVPALAAGGDVAGAVEQTWTDAAGQIKTVVDSVVFPALSMILAIAFFVKLAMCYFDYRKHGQFEWTGPAILFVCLIFVLLAPNYIWNIVGI, from the coding sequence GTGAAACGCAAAAAGTATATTCGCATTCTGCTGGTGATCTGTCTCGCTGCAATGCTTCTGTGCGTACCCGCTCTGGCCGCAGGCGGCGATGTGGCGGGCGCGGTGGAGCAGACATGGACCGACGCCGCGGGACAGATCAAGACGGTGGTGGACAGCGTGGTATTTCCCGCACTGAGCATGATCCTCGCCATCGCTTTCTTCGTCAAACTGGCGATGTGCTATTTCGATTACCGGAAGCACGGACAGTTTGAATGGACCGGCCCCGCAATCCTGTTTGTCTGCCTCATCTTTGTCCTGCTGGCCCCCAACTACATCTGGAACATCGTAGGGATCTAA
- a CDS encoding IS3 family transposase yields the protein MAFCQSCFPTEGYVDFFNNHRPAAALGYKSPVQYKTELGF from the coding sequence ATAGCTTTTTGCCAATCTTGTTTTCCAACAGAAGGATATGTCGATTTCTTCAATAACCATCGTCCAGCCGCCGCCTTAGGCTACAAAAGCCCAGTTCAGTATAAAACCGAACTGGGCTTCTGA